In Acidobacteriota bacterium, a single genomic region encodes these proteins:
- a CDS encoding type II toxin-antitoxin system VapC family toxin, which yields MSKPYVLDASAILAVLNDEKGGDMVEALLAESAVSVVNLAEVYTKLIDGGLDEQDAKESIALLGLQVRDFDEEQALLSAALRPATKRLGLSFGDRCCLGLAIKIKATAVTAEKSWSKLNVCRTKIIR from the coding sequence GTGAGTAAACCTTATGTTCTTGATGCTTCGGCAATACTCGCGGTTTTGAATGATGAAAAAGGCGGCGATATGGTTGAAGCGTTGCTTGCCGAATCAGCAGTGAGTGTCGTCAATCTCGCAGAGGTTTACACTAAATTGATTGACGGAGGATTGGACGAACAGGACGCCAAAGAAAGCATCGCCTTGCTTGGGTTGCAAGTCAGAGACTTTGATGAAGAACAGGCGTTACTCAGCGCCGCGTTGCGTCCCGCCACCAAACGACTGGGGCTATCGTTTGGCGACCGTTGCTGTCTGGGGCTGGCAATAAAAATCAAAGCCACCGCCGTCACCGCCGAAAAAAGTTGGTCTAAATTGAATGTGT
- a CDS encoding AbrB/MazE/SpoVT family DNA-binding domain-containing protein, with amino-acid sequence MEQITAKLTEGGRLVIPSGIRKEMNLAIGDEVVMIRRGNELVILSRKEAVRKAQALVRKKVKPGRSLVNELLSERKEESARE; translated from the coding sequence ATGGAACAGATTACCGCAAAGCTCACAGAAGGTGGACGACTGGTTATTCCGTCGGGAATTCGCAAAGAGATGAATCTGGCTATCGGTGATGAAGTGGTGATGATTCGTCGCGGCAATGAACTGGTTATTTTGAGCCGAAAAGAGGCGGTGCGCAAAGCGCAAGCGTTAGTGCGAAAAAAAGTCAAACCGGGTCGTTCACTGGTCAACGAATTATTATCCGAGCGCAAAGAGGAATCGGCGCGTGAGTAA
- a CDS encoding GMC family oxidoreductase, protein MYIQARRNVYDVVIVGSGAAGGVAAKVLVEGGLRVAMLEAGPLRDQWNDFAYHDPFPYELPNRGAGQRPKTALFREKYWFVKNPDEPYTTPKDLPYDWNRTRNVGGRTMFWGRFVNRFNAVDFRGYSTDGHGKDWPIAYKDLEPYYDKAELFMGVCGTRENHPDLPDSKYLLPPVALKCADHLIKRACAKLNIRAIPVRRAMLTKAYNGYAKCHFCAACDNGCETHSFFNSTYRIVVPLMKKYPRTFKLITNAMARSINVDKKGRASGVTYIDKTTGQPAEIQARVVVAACGTLETTRLMLLSTSSLFPNGIANSSGQLGKNFMEHLDARAQAYLPDLSFSPNYAGDGLGGSHILIPWFGYERPENEFDFVRGFHIEPSARLGQSPDKSPKGFAGFGSSFKKEVRRWYGTRVRLACHGEMLPSPNKYVELDKEVVDKWGMPVLKIHHPLEDNDRKMFKRIQQTYQEIFTAAKAVEINVFKDPEKPGASIHEVGTAHMGADARDSVLNKFNQAWDVKNLFVVDGAAFTSGSHKNPTATIMALAWRASEYLLGELRRGKL, encoded by the coding sequence ATGTATATTCAGGCAAGAAGGAATGTCTATGACGTGGTCATTGTCGGTTCGGGCGCAGCCGGCGGCGTGGCGGCAAAAGTTCTGGTTGAAGGCGGCTTGCGCGTCGCCATGCTCGAAGCCGGACCGCTTCGCGACCAATGGAACGATTTCGCTTATCACGACCCGTTTCCTTATGAACTCCCGAATCGCGGCGCAGGACAGCGACCCAAAACCGCTCTCTTCAGAGAAAAATACTGGTTCGTGAAAAACCCGGATGAACCCTACACCACGCCGAAAGATTTGCCTTATGACTGGAACCGCACGCGCAATGTCGGCGGACGCACGATGTTCTGGGGCAGATTCGTCAATCGCTTCAATGCCGTCGATTTCAGAGGCTATTCGACCGATGGACACGGCAAAGACTGGCCCATCGCTTACAAAGACCTCGAACCTTACTATGACAAAGCCGAACTCTTTATGGGCGTATGTGGCACACGCGAAAATCACCCGGACTTGCCTGACAGTAAATACCTATTGCCGCCCGTGGCTTTGAAATGCGCCGACCATCTCATCAAGCGCGCCTGCGCGAAACTCAATATCCGCGCCATTCCGGTGCGTCGCGCAATGCTCACGAAAGCCTATAATGGTTATGCGAAATGCCATTTCTGCGCCGCCTGTGATAACGGTTGCGAAACCCATTCGTTTTTTAATTCAACCTATCGCATCGTCGTGCCGCTCATGAAAAAATATCCGCGCACTTTTAAACTCATCACCAACGCGATGGCGCGGTCAATCAATGTCGATAAAAAAGGGCGGGCAAGCGGCGTCACTTACATTGATAAAACCACAGGACAACCGGCAGAGATTCAGGCGCGTGTGGTGGTCGCCGCCTGCGGAACTTTGGAAACCACACGGTTGATGTTGCTTTCGACCTCTTCGCTTTTTCCGAATGGCATAGCCAATTCCAGCGGTCAACTTGGCAAAAATTTCATGGAACATCTGGATGCGCGGGCGCAGGCATATTTGCCGGATTTAAGTTTTTCGCCGAACTACGCGGGTGATGGGCTGGGCGGTTCGCACATTCTGATTCCGTGGTTCGGATACGAACGCCCGGAAAACGAATTCGATTTCGTGCGCGGCTTTCACATCGAACCCTCTGCGCGACTTGGGCAAAGCCCCGACAAAAGCCCCAAAGGGTTTGCGGGCTTTGGTTCATCGTTCAAAAAAGAGGTGCGGCGCTGGTACGGCACGCGGGTTCGTCTGGCTTGTCACGGCGAGATGTTGCCGTCGCCGAATAAATACGTTGAACTCGATAAAGAGGTAGTTGATAAATGGGGAATGCCGGTGCTGAAGATTCATCATCCGCTTGAAGACAACGACCGCAAAATGTTCAAACGCATCCAGCAAACTTACCAGGAAATTTTCACTGCGGCGAAAGCTGTGGAGATTAATGTGTTTAAAGACCCGGAAAAACCTGGCGCTTCAATTCATGAAGTGGGCACCGCGCACATGGGCGCAGATGCGCGCGACTCTGTGCTGAACAAATTCAATCAGGCGTGGGATGTGAAAAATTTATTCGTCGTCGATGGCGCAGCCTTCACTTCCGGTTCGCATAAAAACCCGACGGCGACGATTATGGCGCTGGCGTGGCGCGCATCGGAATATCTGCTTGGCGAGTTACGCCGCGGCAAGCTTTAA
- a CDS encoding DUF4388 domain-containing protein, whose product MILHTESTYQNTSVADDYRNATRFPSNHLEMNGDLADFSLTDVLQILSISKKSGTLFIDSDDTIYCILLEEGKITHASIRPGETFADRLLRENKISARILNELKSVGVQDDGIWTLQTLLIESGILGRKELFTMARRHLTDVISFLLSLERGKFGFDLSVKTLLDPFNEIALPHGVDVGELLLASAKERDEADWYNESSVESIDDEGERFTLPAKEVTSNWVETFDFGVTAHETVAEYDAGVEGEAVTSETAKLTLDESAATEADEDVLDEPKPSLVMSLLAEMRNCSFAAEVSLLIMRYLSEVAPRSILFVVRETEIQGFGQFGIESLIADKTPDEAVRSIRIAIGSDSLFDHVLQTGEPFIGTIPHHPQHEYLFDIIGGNDYVLNAFVLPIYRNNRPAFLVYGDNYPSLTELTGVDELMALTTQASIVLEKMELENKLTTARLASVA is encoded by the coding sequence ATGATTCTTCATACTGAATCGACTTATCAAAATACCAGTGTCGCGGATGATTACCGCAATGCGACCCGTTTTCCGAGCAATCATCTGGAAATGAACGGCGACCTCGCGGATTTTTCGCTGACCGATGTTTTGCAAATCCTCTCGATTTCCAAAAAATCCGGCACCCTGTTTATCGATTCCGATGACACCATTTATTGCATTCTGCTTGAAGAAGGCAAAATCACTCACGCTTCCATCCGACCGGGCGAAACCTTCGCCGACCGCTTGCTCAGAGAAAACAAAATCAGTGCCCGCATTTTAAATGAATTGAAAAGCGTCGGCGTGCAGGATGACGGCATCTGGACGCTGCAAACCCTGCTTATCGAAAGCGGCATTCTCGGCAGAAAAGAATTATTTACTATGGCGCGGCGGCATTTAACCGATGTCATCAGTTTTCTGCTTTCACTTGAACGCGGCAAATTCGGATTTGATTTATCGGTCAAAACCTTGCTCGACCCGTTCAATGAAATCGCTTTGCCGCATGGCGTCGATGTCGGTGAACTGCTGCTCGCTTCAGCAAAAGAACGCGATGAAGCCGACTGGTATAACGAGTCGAGCGTAGAGAGCATTGACGATGAAGGCGAACGCTTCACCCTGCCAGCCAAAGAAGTCACCAGCAATTGGGTTGAAACTTTTGATTTCGGCGTCACCGCTCATGAAACCGTAGCGGAGTACGATGCAGGCGTTGAGGGCGAAGCCGTCACTTCTGAAACAGCGAAGTTGACTCTGGATGAATCGGCGGCAACCGAAGCCGATGAAGATGTGCTCGATGAACCAAAACCATCACTGGTGATGTCATTGCTTGCCGAAATGCGCAACTGTTCATTTGCCGCCGAAGTCAGTCTCTTGATTATGCGCTACCTGAGCGAAGTTGCGCCGCGCAGCATTCTGTTCGTGGTCAGGGAAACCGAAATTCAAGGCTTCGGACAATTTGGTATTGAAAGTTTGATTGCCGATAAAACGCCGGATGAAGCGGTGCGTTCGATTCGCATCGCGATTGGCAGCGATAGCCTCTTCGACCATGTGTTGCAAACCGGCGAACCGTTCATCGGCACGATTCCACATCATCCGCAACACGAATACCTTTTCGATATTATTGGCGGCAATGATTATGTTTTGAATGCCTTTGTTCTGCCCATCTATCGCAACAATCGACCGGCATTTCTGGTCTACGGCGATAATTACCCAAGCCTCACCGAACTCACAGGCGTGGACGAACTGATGGCGCTTACGACACAAGCCAGCATCGTTTTAGAAAAGATGGAACTCGAAAATAAATTAACCACCGCGCGCCTTGCCAGCGTCGCCTGA